One window of the Mycobacterium sp. SVM_VP21 genome contains the following:
- a CDS encoding helix-turn-helix transcriptional regulator has protein sequence MTLAADRRRGPLPRQPSGDTDRPVEFWPTSAIRAALQTGDIATWQLIVVALKRDPYGRTARQVEEVLEGTESFGIAKALSEVLARTRAHLEANERAEVARHMRVLIERSGLSQQEFASRVGVPADTLGEYLNGTVSPPASLMIRMRRLSDRFVKLQTRETPDVV, from the coding sequence GTGACGTTGGCCGCGGACCGACGCCGTGGGCCGCTGCCCCGGCAGCCGTCCGGCGACACCGACCGTCCGGTCGAGTTCTGGCCCACGTCGGCCATCCGCGCTGCGCTGCAGACCGGCGACATCGCCACCTGGCAGCTCATCGTGGTGGCACTCAAGCGCGATCCCTACGGCCGCACCGCACGCCAAGTCGAAGAAGTGCTGGAGGGCACCGAATCCTTCGGTATCGCCAAAGCCCTGTCGGAGGTCTTGGCCCGCACCCGCGCGCACCTGGAGGCCAACGAGCGCGCGGAGGTCGCGCGTCACATGCGGGTGCTGATCGAGCGGTCCGGATTGAGCCAGCAAGAGTTCGCCTCGCGGGTCGGGGTTCCCGCCGACACGCTCGGTGAATACCTCAACGGCACGGTCAGCCCGCCGGCCTCACTGATGATCCGGATGCGCCGATTGTCCGACCGCTTCGTCAAGCTGCAGACCCGCGAGACGCCCGACGTCGTCTGA
- a CDS encoding MMPL family transporter: MMRFSSNLRRFRWVVFTGWLLAVIPSLYLAATQSGHLTGGGFEVQGSQSLHVQYQLEDHFPEQGASPLALVAAPRADATYRDMKDAVALLQRAAGEVASVTVLPDTTQPPPRPDRPYVVSLRVDFNNTGAVDVAKKLRTKLGVEGEHPGRVENGSVNLYVIGQGALGAAASAKTKQDIGKAERWNLPIVLVVLLAVFGSLAAAAIPLALGIGTVIVTMGLVYLLSLFTTMSVFVTSTVSMFGIALAIDYSLFILMRYREELRAGRQPQEAVDAAMATSGLAVVLSGLTVVASLTGIYLINTPVLVSMATGAILSVSVAVLASVSLTPAVLAMFGRAVAKRSTLLHWARGPQVAQSRFWARWTAYVMRRPWASALVTAGFLLALAAPALSLTQGNSMLRQFDSSHEIRGGVAAAAQALGPGALGPIRVLVTIPGANASAPAHAETFAAIRQEMSQAPNIASVSPPVFGNDNSSGLLSAVLSVDPEDMGARTTVDWMREHLPEAAGSPAVQVDVGGPTALIKDFDDRVAAAEPMVLVFVALIAFLMLLVSIQSVLLALKGVVMTVLSVAAAYGSLVMVFQWGWLERFGFASTGSIDTFIPPLVLAMTFGLSMDYEIFLLTRIRERFLQTGNTHDAVAYGVSTSARTITSAALIMIAVFIGFAFAGMPLVAELGVACAVAIAVDATVVRLVLVPALMAMFAEWNWWLPRWLARILPSVDFEKPLPTVDLGDVVVIPDDISTLITPSADLRVVVKSAARLKGLVPDAVCVSDPLALRGCGVAEMATSKIQAVPVATEPAPSGGTMVSHALARLTGGWQSRTGTVRAQPRTIRPVHPVTVWRRRLAIALDALETESWAATEIGLDIPALTRCRPMETAAVQLPTGDRLQIPTGAETLRLAGYLVLARNSPRDYAGLADLADALGPKTVAGALRGIDAYYSGQPADGHWMATQLVCRLADPEPTARGDYTSGDDALGASTDWEHVQGRCLAVAVAMLEEAR; this comes from the coding sequence ATGATGCGCTTCAGCAGCAACCTGCGCAGATTCCGCTGGGTGGTCTTCACAGGGTGGCTACTTGCTGTGATCCCCTCGCTCTACCTGGCCGCCACCCAGTCCGGCCACCTCACCGGTGGGGGCTTCGAGGTCCAAGGATCGCAGTCGCTGCATGTGCAGTACCAGCTCGAGGACCATTTTCCCGAGCAGGGCGCCTCACCGCTGGCCTTGGTCGCCGCGCCCCGCGCCGACGCCACCTACCGGGACATGAAAGACGCCGTCGCGTTGCTCCAGCGGGCCGCCGGCGAAGTCGCCAGCGTGACGGTGCTGCCGGATACGACGCAGCCGCCGCCGCGGCCCGACCGGCCGTACGTGGTGTCCCTGCGAGTGGACTTCAACAACACCGGCGCGGTCGACGTCGCCAAGAAGCTGCGCACCAAGCTGGGCGTGGAAGGCGAGCATCCCGGCCGGGTCGAGAACGGTTCGGTGAACCTCTACGTGATCGGTCAGGGCGCCCTCGGCGCCGCAGCGTCGGCGAAGACCAAGCAGGACATCGGCAAAGCAGAGCGATGGAATCTGCCGATCGTGTTGGTCGTGTTGCTGGCGGTGTTCGGCTCACTGGCGGCCGCCGCAATCCCGCTGGCGCTCGGGATCGGCACCGTGATCGTCACCATGGGCCTGGTCTATCTGCTGTCGTTATTCACCACGATGTCGGTGTTCGTCACGTCGACAGTGTCGATGTTCGGGATCGCCTTGGCGATCGACTACTCGCTTTTCATTCTGATGCGCTACCGCGAGGAACTACGGGCCGGCCGCCAACCGCAGGAGGCCGTCGACGCGGCGATGGCGACGTCCGGGCTTGCGGTGGTGCTGTCGGGCCTGACCGTGGTGGCCTCGCTGACCGGCATCTATCTGATCAACACCCCGGTGCTGGTGTCGATGGCCACCGGAGCGATCCTGTCCGTCTCGGTGGCGGTGCTGGCCTCGGTCAGCCTCACCCCGGCGGTGCTGGCCATGTTCGGCCGCGCGGTCGCCAAACGCTCGACACTGTTGCACTGGGCACGGGGCCCGCAGGTCGCCCAGTCGCGGTTCTGGGCACGCTGGACGGCTTACGTGATGCGTCGCCCGTGGGCGTCGGCCCTAGTGACCGCGGGATTCCTGCTGGCGCTCGCGGCGCCGGCACTGTCGCTGACGCAGGGCAACAGCATGCTGCGCCAGTTCGACTCCTCCCACGAGATTCGGGGCGGGGTGGCCGCGGCAGCCCAAGCCCTGGGTCCGGGTGCGCTGGGACCGATCCGGGTGTTGGTGACCATCCCCGGCGCGAATGCGTCGGCGCCGGCCCATGCCGAGACGTTTGCGGCCATCCGCCAGGAGATGTCGCAGGCCCCCAACATCGCTTCGGTGTCGCCGCCGGTCTTCGGCAACGACAACAGCAGCGGCCTGCTGTCTGCGGTGTTGTCGGTCGATCCCGAGGACATGGGGGCGCGAACGACCGTCGACTGGATGCGCGAACACCTGCCGGAGGCGGCGGGCTCGCCAGCAGTACAGGTGGACGTCGGCGGACCGACCGCGTTGATCAAAGACTTCGACGACCGGGTCGCAGCCGCCGAACCGATGGTGCTGGTCTTCGTGGCGCTGATCGCGTTCCTAATGCTGTTGGTCTCGATCCAATCGGTGTTGCTGGCGCTCAAGGGCGTCGTGATGACGGTGCTGTCGGTGGCGGCTGCCTACGGCAGCCTGGTGATGGTGTTCCAGTGGGGCTGGCTGGAGCGGTTCGGCTTCGCATCGACCGGTTCCATCGACACGTTCATTCCGCCGCTCGTGCTGGCGATGACGTTCGGCTTGTCGATGGACTACGAAATTTTCTTGTTGACCCGCATCCGCGAGCGTTTTCTGCAGACCGGTAACACCCACGACGCAGTCGCGTACGGGGTGAGTACCAGTGCACGCACCATCACCAGCGCGGCCCTGATCATGATCGCGGTGTTCATCGGATTCGCGTTTGCCGGGATGCCGCTGGTCGCCGAGCTGGGGGTGGCCTGCGCGGTGGCGATCGCGGTGGACGCCACCGTGGTGCGGCTGGTGCTGGTTCCGGCACTGATGGCGATGTTCGCCGAGTGGAACTGGTGGCTGCCGCGCTGGCTGGCCCGGATCCTGCCGTCGGTGGACTTCGAAAAGCCTTTACCCACAGTAGATTTGGGCGATGTCGTGGTGATACCCGATGACATCTCCACCCTGATCACCCCCAGTGCCGATCTTCGCGTGGTGGTCAAGTCGGCGGCCCGGCTCAAGGGACTGGTTCCCGACGCGGTCTGCGTCAGCGACCCGTTGGCGCTGCGCGGCTGCGGGGTTGCCGAGATGGCCACCAGCAAGATCCAAGCGGTGCCGGTCGCTACCGAGCCGGCTCCCTCCGGCGGCACCATGGTTAGCCATGCGCTGGCACGGCTGACCGGCGGCTGGCAGTCGCGTACCGGTACCGTCCGGGCGCAGCCCCGCACCATCCGTCCGGTTCACCCGGTCACCGTGTGGCGTCGCCGACTCGCCATCGCCCTCGACGCCCTGGAAACCGAGTCGTGGGCGGCAACCGAGATCGGGCTCGACATCCCGGCGTTGACCCGGTGCCGTCCGATGGAAACCGCCGCCGTCCAACTGCCCACCGGAGACCGGCTGCAGATCCCCACCGGCGCCGAAACGCTGCGCCTGGCGGGCTACCTGGTGCTGGCACGCAACAGCCCACGCGACTACGCCGGGCTGGCCGACCTCGCCGATGCGCTGGGCCCGAAAACCGTTGCTGGGGCCCTCCGCGGAATTGATGCGTACTACTCTGGTCAACCAGCCGACGGACACTGGATGGCCACCCAGCTGGTATGTCGACTCGCCGATCCGGAGCCCACCGCACGCGGCGACTACACCTCCGGCGACGATGCGCTTGGGGCGAGTACGGACTGGGAACACGTCCAAGGGCGCTGCCTGGCAGTTGCCGTGGCGATGCTGGAGGAGGCGAGGTGA
- a CDS encoding AI-2E family transporter yields MSASADESVHPTVRKAAAWAWRLLVLFAAALLVLLIMRRLEVIVVPVAIAMMMSALLLPGVDWLSRHGVHRGLAVFLLLLSGLAVLAALLSFVVDQFIDGVPELVEQVTQVINSTQHWLVEGPLHLSSEQIDSAGDSVVNGLRNNQAKLTSGALSTAETITKIFTGAFVVLFTLIFFLYGGRDIWRFTVKFFPSQVRATVHAAGVAGFESLIGYVRATFLVALVDALGIGIGLAVMAVPLALPLASLVFLGAFIPLVGAVLTGLLAVLVALIAKGWIYALVTLGLIIAVNQLEAHVLQPLVMGRAVSIHPLAVVLGISTGGILAGIVGALLAVPTIAFIDRAVRVLVGASDSGTPADADALEAVAADTPDPEAGDVSTDPPDAAVQQR; encoded by the coding sequence ATGTCAGCCAGCGCAGACGAATCCGTACATCCGACGGTGCGCAAGGCGGCCGCGTGGGCCTGGCGCTTGCTGGTGCTGTTCGCCGCGGCACTGCTGGTGCTGCTGATCATGCGGCGCCTCGAAGTAATCGTCGTCCCGGTGGCCATCGCAATGATGATGTCGGCTCTGCTGTTGCCCGGCGTGGACTGGCTGTCCCGGCACGGGGTGCACCGGGGACTTGCGGTGTTCCTGCTGCTGCTGAGCGGTCTGGCCGTGCTTGCCGCGTTGCTGAGCTTCGTCGTCGACCAATTCATCGACGGCGTACCTGAACTGGTAGAGCAGGTTACCCAGGTGATCAATTCGACCCAGCACTGGTTGGTCGAAGGTCCGCTACATCTGAGCAGTGAACAGATCGACAGCGCCGGAGACAGCGTGGTCAACGGCCTGCGCAACAACCAGGCCAAACTGACCAGCGGGGCGTTGTCGACAGCCGAGACCATCACCAAGATCTTCACCGGTGCCTTCGTGGTGCTGTTCACGCTGATCTTCTTTCTCTACGGCGGTCGCGACATCTGGCGGTTCACGGTGAAGTTCTTCCCGAGCCAGGTGCGCGCCACCGTCCACGCAGCCGGCGTCGCGGGATTCGAATCACTGATCGGCTATGTGCGGGCCACGTTCCTGGTGGCGCTGGTCGACGCCCTCGGTATCGGCATCGGCTTGGCCGTCATGGCCGTGCCTTTGGCGTTGCCGTTGGCCTCGTTGGTGTTCCTGGGGGCCTTCATCCCGCTGGTCGGTGCGGTGCTCACCGGTTTGCTGGCCGTACTGGTCGCTTTGATCGCCAAGGGGTGGATCTACGCTCTGGTCACCCTGGGGCTGATCATCGCGGTCAACCAACTAGAAGCCCATGTACTGCAGCCGCTGGTTATGGGGCGTGCCGTCTCGATCCACCCGCTGGCGGTGGTGTTGGGTATCTCCACCGGCGGAATCCTGGCCGGCATCGTCGGTGCGCTGCTCGCCGTCCCGACCATCGCCTTCATCGATCGGGCGGTGCGGGTATTGGTCGGAGCCTCGGATTCGGGCACGCCGGCAGATGCGGATGCCCTGGAAGCCGTGGCTGCCGATACGCCGGACCCAGAAGCCGGCGACGTCAGTACCGACCCTCCCGACGCAGCAGTTCAGCAGCGCTGA
- a CDS encoding M13 family metallopeptidase translates to MTSPATRSGLDLTYIDSGVRPQDDLFGHVNGRWLDGYEMPPDRATDGAFRALFDRAEIQVRDLLTEAGESAAASADAADTDERRIGDLYASFLDEQTVRERGVEPLRQELAGIDNAGDRQALARVVGAGQRTGVGGGVGLYVDTDSKDSTRYLLHLSQSGIGLPDESYYREEQHAEILAAYPGHIAAMFALVYGGEPDEHAATAAGIVALETRLAGAHWDVVKRRDAELTYNLRTFAGLPAEAPGFDWAGWVGALGVSVAAADELVVRQPDFLTAFAALWESADFADWQNWARWRIIHARAGLLTEELIAEDFEFYGRRLSGTEQIRDRWKRGVSVVESLMGDAVGKLYVAKHFPPDAKARIDELVGNLREAYRASITNLDWMTPETRERALAKLDKFTAKVGYPAKWRDYSALLTDPADLYGNYLRGYAVNYDRELAKLGQPVDRDEWFMTPQTVNAYYNPGMNEIVFPAAILQPPFFDADADDAANYGGIGAVIGHEIGHGFDDQGAKYDGDGNLIDWWTDADRTEFGSRTRALIAQYENYVPRELDGDRHVNGAFTVGENIGDLGGLSIALLAYQLSLAGTEAPEIDGLTGIQRVFFGWAQVWRTKSRDAEAIRRLAVDPHSPPEFRCNGVIRNMDAYYDAFGVTPDDALYLEPASRVRIWN, encoded by the coding sequence GTGACCTCACCAGCCACCCGTTCCGGCCTTGATCTCACCTATATAGATAGTGGTGTCCGCCCGCAGGACGATCTGTTCGGTCATGTCAACGGCCGCTGGCTCGACGGCTATGAGATGCCACCGGACCGTGCCACCGACGGAGCCTTCCGCGCTTTGTTCGACCGGGCCGAGATCCAGGTCCGCGACCTGCTCACCGAGGCCGGCGAGTCGGCCGCTGCGAGTGCGGATGCGGCCGATACCGACGAGCGCCGGATCGGCGACCTCTACGCCAGCTTCTTGGACGAGCAGACCGTCCGCGAGCGCGGGGTGGAGCCGCTGCGCCAGGAGCTGGCCGGGATCGACAATGCCGGTGACCGCCAGGCCCTGGCGCGGGTGGTGGGCGCGGGCCAGCGCACCGGGGTCGGCGGCGGCGTCGGGCTCTACGTGGACACCGACTCCAAGGACTCGACCCGCTACCTGCTGCACCTGAGCCAGTCGGGCATCGGACTGCCCGATGAGTCGTACTACCGCGAGGAACAGCACGCCGAGATCCTGGCGGCCTACCCGGGTCACATCGCAGCGATGTTCGCACTGGTCTACGGCGGGGAACCGGACGAGCACGCCGCGACCGCGGCGGGCATTGTGGCGCTGGAGACCCGGTTGGCGGGCGCGCACTGGGACGTGGTGAAGCGCCGCGACGCCGAGCTGACCTACAACCTGCGCACCTTTGCGGGGCTGCCGGCCGAGGCGCCTGGTTTCGACTGGGCCGGCTGGGTGGGTGCTCTCGGCGTCTCCGTCGCGGCTGCCGACGAGCTGGTCGTGCGGCAACCCGATTTCCTGACGGCGTTCGCCGCACTGTGGGAGAGCGCGGACTTCGCCGACTGGCAGAACTGGGCACGGTGGCGGATCATCCATGCACGCGCTGGGCTGCTGACCGAGGAATTGATCGCGGAGGACTTCGAGTTCTACGGACGCCGACTGTCGGGCACCGAGCAGATCCGCGACCGGTGGAAGCGCGGCGTGTCCGTGGTTGAGTCCCTGATGGGCGACGCCGTCGGAAAGCTTTACGTGGCAAAGCATTTCCCGCCAGATGCCAAGGCACGCATCGACGAGCTGGTCGGAAATCTGCGCGAGGCCTACCGGGCAAGCATCACCAACCTGGACTGGATGACCCCGGAAACGCGAGAGCGGGCGCTGGCCAAACTGGACAAGTTCACCGCAAAGGTCGGCTATCCCGCAAAGTGGCGCGACTACTCCGCGCTGCTCACCGACCCCGCCGACCTCTACGGCAACTACCTGCGCGGCTACGCGGTCAACTACGACCGCGAACTGGCCAAGTTGGGCCAGCCGGTCGACCGCGACGAATGGTTCATGACACCGCAGACCGTCAACGCCTACTACAACCCGGGAATGAACGAGATCGTCTTCCCGGCCGCGATCCTGCAACCGCCGTTCTTCGACGCCGACGCCGACGACGCGGCCAACTATGGCGGTATCGGCGCGGTGATCGGCCACGAGATCGGACATGGTTTCGATGACCAGGGCGCCAAGTACGACGGCGACGGCAACCTGATCGATTGGTGGACCGACGCCGACCGCACTGAATTCGGTTCCCGCACACGCGCGTTGATCGCCCAGTACGAGAATTATGTGCCGCGTGAACTGGATGGCGACCGGCACGTGAATGGCGCGTTCACCGTCGGGGAGAACATCGGCGATCTGGGCGGGCTTTCCATTGCTCTGCTCGCCTACCAGTTGTCACTGGCCGGTACCGAGGCTCCGGAGATCGACGGCTTGACCGGCATCCAGCGCGTTTTCTTCGGCTGGGCGCAGGTCTGGCGCACGAAATCCCGTGACGCCGAGGCGATCCGGCGCCTGGCAGTGGATCCGCACTCTCCGCCGGAGTTCCGCTGCAACGGGGTGATTCGCAACATGGACGCCTACTACGATGCCTTCGGCGTCACGCCAGACGACGCGCTCTACCTTGAGCCTGCATCCCGGGTCCGGATCTGGAACTGA
- a CDS encoding MMPL family transporter: MFAWWGRTVYRYRFIVIGVMVALCLGGGVYGMSLGDHVTQSGFYDDGSQSVQASIVGDEVYGRDRTSHVVAVFTAPKGETVDDPEWFDAVKNGLNKVKNDHPDQIMSWVGYFTNPEALANMADPQKKHAFASIQIKGDDDDTILKNFQATESDLQKLDGGKVELGGLQPIASELTGTIATDQQRMEVLALPLVAVVLFFVFGGVIAASLPVIVGGLSIAGATGILRFAAMFGPINFFAQPVVSLIGLGIAIDYGLFVVSRFREEIAEGYDTEAAVRRSVMTAGRTVVFSAVLIIVSGASLLVLPQGFVKAITYAIFASVGLAALLSITLLPAILGVLGTNVDALGVRTLYRIPFLRDWEFSNRIIGWFAEKTQKTKTREEVEAGFWGKLVNYVMQRPLAFAIPIVVAMILLIIPLGKLTFGGMSEKYLPPDNTARVAQEHFDEIFPGFRTEKLTLVIKSDTDKPVTDQQVAEVRNRAMAISGFVVPDDDPAEMWKQRPYLPGASKDPSVRVIENGLINRNDAAQKIKALRAMSTPKGLDVLVGGTPALEQDSIHALVSQGPLMLVILLSTTTLLMFLAFGSLVLPLKAAVMSALTLGSTMGILTWMFVDGHGAGLLNFTPTPLMVVVIALVVAVGWGLATDYEVFLVSRMVEARESGMSTTEAIRIGTATTGRLITAAALILAVVAASFVFSDLVMMKYLAFGLMAALLLDATVVRMFLVPSVMKLLGDDCWWAPRWMKRLQNRIGLGEIRLPDERRRVTRRPATATVAAAPAGAAAPRPTHDPTHPAPGRAAPARLPAEQLPTRPVSGHPSNARTNRINTGPAEPPTTRFSAADPATERVTSPGKESAGPGEEREIESWLGELRGGRDASQARRGRQGETQPEASDERTRSLPKPTGGADNTENAPTTAIPAQDPENPATEKFTAVGDQPGDDAADKPQSPQRRGAAGGLSAAELLRREGRY, encoded by the coding sequence GTGTTCGCCTGGTGGGGTCGAACTGTATACCGCTACCGGTTCATCGTAATCGGCGTGATGGTGGCGCTCTGCCTGGGTGGCGGTGTGTACGGAATGAGCCTGGGCGACCACGTCACCCAGAGCGGCTTCTACGACGACGGCAGCCAGTCAGTGCAGGCGTCGATCGTCGGCGACGAGGTCTACGGCCGGGATCGCACCAGCCATGTGGTGGCGGTCTTCACCGCGCCCAAGGGCGAGACGGTCGACGACCCGGAATGGTTCGACGCGGTCAAGAACGGCCTGAACAAGGTCAAGAATGACCACCCCGATCAGATCATGAGCTGGGTCGGCTACTTCACCAATCCGGAAGCGCTGGCCAATATGGCCGACCCGCAGAAGAAGCACGCGTTCGCATCGATACAGATCAAGGGCGACGACGACGACACCATCCTCAAGAACTTCCAGGCAACCGAGTCGGACCTCCAAAAACTCGACGGCGGCAAGGTCGAGCTCGGCGGTCTGCAACCTATCGCCAGTGAATTGACCGGCACCATCGCCACCGACCAGCAACGCATGGAGGTATTGGCGCTGCCGTTGGTGGCCGTGGTGCTGTTCTTCGTGTTCGGCGGGGTGATCGCCGCCAGCCTGCCGGTCATTGTGGGTGGGCTGAGCATCGCCGGCGCAACCGGCATCCTGCGCTTCGCCGCCATGTTCGGCCCGATCAACTTCTTCGCCCAACCGGTGGTCTCGCTGATCGGCCTGGGTATCGCGATCGACTACGGGCTCTTTGTGGTGAGCCGGTTCCGCGAGGAGATCGCCGAGGGTTACGACACCGAAGCGGCGGTCCGCCGGTCGGTGATGACGGCCGGACGCACCGTGGTGTTCTCAGCGGTGTTGATCATCGTGTCGGGAGCCAGCCTGCTGGTGCTGCCGCAAGGCTTCGTCAAGGCGATTACGTACGCGATCTTCGCCTCTGTGGGCCTGGCCGCGCTGCTGTCGATCACCCTGCTGCCGGCCATCTTGGGCGTGTTGGGCACCAATGTCGACGCGCTCGGGGTACGCACCCTCTACCGCATTCCGTTCCTGCGGGACTGGGAGTTCTCCAACCGCATCATCGGCTGGTTCGCCGAGAAGACCCAGAAGACCAAGACCCGCGAAGAGGTCGAAGCCGGGTTCTGGGGCAAGCTGGTCAACTACGTGATGCAGCGGCCGCTGGCGTTCGCGATCCCCATCGTCGTCGCGATGATCCTGCTGATCATCCCGCTGGGCAAACTGACTTTCGGCGGGATGAGCGAGAAATACCTGCCCCCGGACAACACCGCCCGGGTGGCCCAAGAGCACTTCGACGAGATCTTCCCCGGCTTCCGTACCGAGAAGCTGACCCTGGTGATCAAGAGCGATACCGACAAGCCGGTCACCGACCAGCAGGTCGCCGAGGTCCGCAACCGCGCGATGGCGATCAGCGGATTCGTTGTTCCCGATGACGATCCCGCCGAAATGTGGAAGCAGCGCCCCTACCTGCCAGGAGCCTCCAAGGACCCGTCCGTCCGGGTCATCGAGAACGGCTTGATCAACCGCAACGACGCCGCGCAGAAGATCAAGGCGCTGCGCGCGATGAGCACACCCAAGGGCTTGGACGTGCTGGTCGGCGGGACACCCGCGCTCGAACAGGACAGCATCCACGCGCTGGTCAGCCAGGGACCGTTGATGCTGGTGATCCTGCTGAGCACCACAACGCTGCTGATGTTCCTGGCGTTCGGCTCCCTGGTGCTGCCGTTGAAGGCGGCGGTGATGAGCGCGTTGACGCTTGGCTCGACGATGGGCATCTTGACCTGGATGTTCGTCGATGGGCACGGCGCCGGGCTGCTCAACTTCACCCCGACCCCACTGATGGTGGTGGTCATTGCGCTGGTTGTTGCGGTGGGCTGGGGCCTGGCCACCGACTACGAGGTGTTCCTGGTCTCCCGGATGGTGGAGGCACGAGAATCCGGGATGTCGACCACCGAGGCGATCCGGATCGGCACAGCCACCACCGGCCGGCTGATCACCGCGGCCGCACTGATCCTCGCGGTGGTTGCCGCGTCGTTCGTGTTCTCCGACTTGGTGATGATGAAGTACCTGGCGTTCGGCCTGATGGCGGCGCTGTTGCTCGACGCCACCGTGGTCCGGATGTTCCTGGTGCCGTCGGTGATGAAACTGCTCGGCGACGACTGCTGGTGGGCGCCACGCTGGATGAAGCGCCTGCAGAACCGGATCGGTCTGGGCGAGATCCGGCTGCCCGACGAGCGGCGCCGGGTGACCCGCCGCCCCGCCACGGCTACCGTCGCAGCGGCCCCGGCAGGCGCCGCCGCCCCGCGCCCGACGCACGACCCCACCCACCCCGCCCCGGGCCGCGCTGCCCCGGCACGGCTTCCCGCAGAACAGCTTCCGACCCGGCCGGTGAGCGGCCACCCTTCCAACGCCCGGACCAATCGGATCAACACCGGCCCGGCCGAGCCGCCTACCACCCGTTTCTCGGCAGCCGACCCGGCGACCGAGCGGGTGACGTCCCCCGGCAAGGAATCCGCGGGCCCGGGTGAGGAACGCGAAATCGAGTCGTGGCTGGGCGAACTGCGCGGCGGCCGTGACGCGTCGCAGGCCCGCCGCGGCAGGCAGGGTGAAACTCAGCCGGAGGCGTCCGACGAGCGAACCCGGTCCCTGCCTAAACCCACCGGCGGCGCAGACAACACCGAGAACGCTCCCACCACGGCGATCCCGGCTCAGGACCCCGAGAACCCGGCCACCGAGAAGTTCACCGCGGTCGGCGATCAGCCCGGCGACGATGCGGCAGACAAGCCGCAGAGCCCGCAGCGGCGCGGTGCCGCCGGCGGTCTCAGCGCTGCTGAACTGCTGCGTCGGGAGGGTCGGTACTGA
- a CDS encoding YbhN family protein, translating to MPHAPVSHDCVLPDVVVQGVSGREPTAPQRAGGKARWVRPVLVGLVAVVLTIELVLVWDQVSAAWCSLGRADARWLIGAAVAAAASMHSFAQIQRTLLGSAGVHVSQRQSEAAFYAANSLSTTLPGGPVLSATFLYRQQRRWGATPVVASWQLVMSGVLQAVGLAVLGLGGAFLLGARSNPFSLLFTLGGFIALLLLAQAVASRPELIDGIGVRVLSWFNSVRARPVDAGLATWRRLLGQLESVSLGRRDLSTAFGWSLFNWVADVACLACAAYAAGGRASVAGLTVAYAAARAAGTIPLIPGGLLVVEAVLVPGLMSSGLTLPDAISAVLIYRMISWVLVSAAGWVVFFFVFRSDNAADHDTDEYAPVLSEALPVGSAHRSEVRSQAGRSRADRLQADRQAVRRPAGRPEPVRPAVARAPAAG from the coding sequence GTGCCCCACGCCCCCGTTTCGCACGACTGCGTCCTTCCCGACGTCGTCGTTCAGGGCGTCAGCGGGCGAGAACCCACGGCTCCACAGCGCGCCGGTGGCAAAGCCCGGTGGGTGCGCCCAGTCCTGGTGGGTCTGGTCGCGGTCGTGCTCACGATCGAACTCGTGCTGGTGTGGGACCAGGTCTCCGCCGCGTGGTGCAGTCTCGGCCGTGCCGACGCCCGCTGGCTGATTGGAGCGGCGGTGGCCGCGGCGGCGTCGATGCACAGCTTTGCGCAGATCCAGCGGACGCTACTGGGCTCGGCCGGTGTGCACGTGTCGCAGCGGCAGTCCGAGGCCGCCTTCTACGCCGCCAACTCGCTCAGCACCACCCTGCCCGGCGGCCCAGTGCTGTCGGCGACCTTCCTGTACCGGCAGCAACGCCGTTGGGGCGCGACCCCGGTGGTGGCGTCGTGGCAGCTGGTGATGTCGGGGGTTCTGCAGGCGGTCGGGCTGGCCGTACTGGGCCTCGGCGGGGCGTTCCTCCTCGGGGCCCGCAGCAACCCCTTCTCGCTGTTGTTCACCCTCGGCGGCTTCATCGCGCTGCTGCTGCTGGCGCAGGCGGTCGCCTCGCGACCGGAACTGATCGACGGCATCGGCGTTCGCGTGCTGTCCTGGTTCAACTCGGTGCGCGCCCGGCCCGTGGACGCCGGGCTTGCCACCTGGCGCCGGCTGCTGGGCCAACTGGAGTCGGTGAGCCTGGGCCGCCGGGACCTGTCGACGGCGTTCGGGTGGTCGCTGTTCAACTGGGTCGCGGACGTCGCCTGCCTGGCGTGCGCCGCCTATGCCGCCGGCGGGCGGGCGTCGGTCGCCGGTTTGACGGTGGCCTACGCCGCCGCCCGCGCGGCAGGGACGATTCCCCTGATCCCCGGTGGCCTGTTGGTGGTGGAGGCCGTGTTGGTGCCGGGCCTGATGTCGAGCGGGCTGACGTTGCCAGACGCCATCTCTGCGGTGCTGATCTACCGGATGATCAGCTGGGTGCTGGTATCAGCCGCCGGCTGGGTGGTGTTCTTCTTCGTGTTCCGCAGCGACAACGCGGCCGACCACGACACCGATGAGTACGCGCCGGTCCTCAGCGAAGCGCTACCGGTTGGGTCAGCGCACCGGTCGGAGGTCCGCTCACAGGCAGGCCGGTCACGGGCAGACCGCCTACAGGCAGACCGCCAGGCAGTCCGCCGCCCGGCAGGCCGCCCTGAGCCTGTACGGCCTGCAGTAGCCCGAGCACCTGCGGCAGGCTGA